The genomic region CTTTGGCAATGCGATGTACCCCGCCGTCGCGGTGACCGGCTCGAGCGGAAACGGCACCACCGCCACGCTCACGACCGGCACCCAGACCTATGTCGCCGGCCAGCCCATCGTGGTGACGGGCCTCAACCCCAGCACCTACAACTACAGCGGGCCGCTGGGCGGCGTCATCAGCGGCACGCAGTTCAGCTTCCCCAGCACAGCGACGGGCACCAGCACCGCCCAGATGCAGCTGAACAGCTCGATCCAGATCACCAGCCTCACCGGCAACGGCACGGTCTCCACCGCGACCACCGCCGTGCCCCACGGGCTCTCGGTGGGTGACTACGTCACCATCGGCGGCTGCACGCAGGCGGCGCACAACGGCCGCCAGCGGGTCAACAGCGTGCCGTCCGCCACGCAGTTCACCTTCACCTGCCCCGTCAACGGCAGCAGCGGCACGCAGCGCCAGGTCTACCGCCAGGGCGTCAACCGCGGCTACATGATCTACTCGGTCACGGCCCGGACCGGCCAGCCCGCCAACTCCACGCCCGCGAACGCGCAGCAGGTCTTCGCCGGCGACACCCTGACCAACAACAGCCACGCCTTCGGCGCGGCTCCCAGCGGCTGCGGTGTCGATGACACCTCCGCCGTGTGGTACTCCTACACCGCCAACACCACCGGCGGCGTCGAGGTCCGTACGTGCGGCGCCGGGTTCGACACGACGCTGGCCGTGTACACCTCCGGCCTCTCGCCCATCGACTGCAACGACAACGGGTGCGGCGCGGCCTCTCGCCTTACCTTCAGCGCCAGCAGCGGCAGCACCTACCTGATCCGCGTCGCCGGCCGCCAGGGCGCCACCGGCAACTTCACCCTGCACATCGACGACCCCGCGCACGTCGACATCACCATGCCCCTCCAGTTCAACTGGAACGGCATCTGCCACGGCCCCAGCGAGCAGACCGTGACCACCCCCGTGGCTCACGAGAACCGCTCGGACCTCAACGGCTACCGCGCCATCGCCGACCGCGGCCTGCTGTGCGACGGCGTGCAGAGCAACGCCCTCAACTTCGGGGGCACGCTCGGCCACGAGGGCATGATCTACAACGTCTACGCGACCGCCCTCCAGTCCGACATGGTGCACCTGGGCGACCGCGCTCTCGCGGCCGGGGGCATCCGCAACTGGTCGGCCCCCGGCACGACCTGGCCGCCCTCCACCAGCGACAACGGCCTGCGCCCCGCCTGGCTCAACCAGGACAGCCAGCCCACGTCGACCTCCAGCATGTCTTCGCTCAACGCCGTGTTCGGCCCGTCGACGCAGATCGGCGTGCTCTACCACATGGCCAACGGCGGCTCGAGCTTCGGCTCGATCGACATGACCCTCGCATTCACCGACACCACCTCGGTCACCGTCACACTTGATGCCACCGACTGGTTCGAGACCAACGTCACGGCCATGCCGGCAGCCCGCACCGGCGTGCTGCTCCAGCGCAAGACCGGCCCCTGGCGCGCCGTTCAGAACACCGACCGCGCCACCGACGCGGGCGTCGCCTCGGGGCGCCTGTGGGTGAACGAGGCCGTGGTAACCACAGGCTCGCTCCAGGGCCTCGGGTTTGATGCCACCGGCAAGACGCTCCAGAGCATCACCTTCGGGAACGTGCGCTCGGCCCCCAACGGCGCGGGCGACCCGGTGACCTCCGCGTTCGGCGTGTTCGCCGCGACGCTGCGTGACCCGGCCAGCTACAACATCGTCGCCGGACCCGGCGGCGTGGGCACCGTCACCCCCAACCAGCTCGTCGTCGGCGCCACGGGCAAGATGACCGTCTCGGTCTCCCGCGGCACGGGCTCGCCCAACAACATCACCTCGGTGATCGTTGACGGCAGCTCCATCGGTGTGGGCAACATCACCCTCAACGACAGCGGCACCAACGGCGACACGACCCCCAACGACAACGTGTTCAGCCGCTCGCTCGCCTTCCCCGTGAACACCACGCCGGGCACCGTCACGCTGCCCTTCACCGTGACCGACGCCCAGAGCCGCACCGCCTCCGGCAACATCATCTTCACGATGACGCTGCCCAGCGGCACCATCACCCCCAACCCCGTCCGCGCCGGTGATCCGGCGGTCGCGACCATGACGCTGCCCAACAACGGCAACATCGCGGGCGTGACCCTCGACCTCGCGCAGGTCGGCGGCACCTCCCAGGCCCTCAACGACAGCGGCGTGAACGGCGACGTCACCGCCGCTGACGGCGTGTGGAGCGTGGCCTTCACGATGCCCACCGCTGCCGCGGGCGGCACCTACAACCTGCCCCTGACGGTCACTGACGTGAGCAGCAACAGCGCCACGGGCTCCGCCTCCGTGCGTGTGATCGCCGCCCCCGGCAACGCCGCCGACCTCGGCACCCTCGCCAACGGCGTGACCACCTTCAGCGACTCGCTCACGACCACCGAGGTCAAGTGGGTCAAGTTCACCATCGCCAATGAGGTGGGCGCGAGCACCTTCCTCGACATCGACACCGAAGGCTCGGCGATGGCGCCGAACAACGACACCGAGCTGGGCATCTACGACAGCAACGGCAACCTCGTCGCCACCGACGATGACGACGGCTCCAACCTGCTCACCGCCCTCTCCTTCGGCGCCGCCAGCCCCGCCCGCCCCGCCTTCGGCAACGGCGTGGCCTACAACGGGCGCGACGGCGCGACCCTGGCCGCGGGCACCTACTACATGGCCTACGCCGGCTTCAACTCCGTCTTCAACGCCACCGAGTGGAGCGTGACCTCGCCCTCGACCTACGCCGGTCCGGTGCAGATCAACCTCCGCCTGGGCGCCGTGCCCACCGGCGGCGTCCCCACCACCTTCACTGACCTCGGCACGATCGGCACCAACCCCGTCGTCGGCAACGGCGCCATCAACGCCCCGGGCGGCACGCAGTGGTTCCGCTTCATCGTCCCCACCGATATCAACACCGCCAACCGCACCTACCTCGACATCGACACCGAGGGCTCGGGGATCACCAACACCGTCATCGGCCTCTTCCGCGATGACGGTACCGGCACCCTGGTCTCCCAGGACGACGAGGACGGCAGCGGCAGCTACAGCCAGCTCACGTACGGGCGCGGCACGCGCAATGCCGTGTTCGACGGCCTGGCGTACAACGGGCGCGACGGCGCGACCCTGGCCGCGGGCACCTACTACCTCGCGGTGACCGAGGCGACCGCCGCCTTCGGTAACAACTTCATCGTCTTCTTCAACTCCGGCACCAGCACGGGCCCCGTGACCGTCAACATCGGCCGCGGCGAGATGCCCCCGCCCAGCCTGCTCCTCATCGCCGGCCCCATCCACAACGACGCCAACAACTCCGACTACTACCTCTACGACCGCGGCCCCGCCGGCCCCATGCTGTGGACCGACGCGGAGGCCTTTGCCGTCTCGCTCGGCGGCCACCTCGCCAGCATCGCAGACGCCGAGGAGAACGAGTTCGTGCGTTCGCAGGTCGTCAACTTCGGCGGCGTCGACCGCCGCGCCTGGATCGGCCTCAACGACGCCGCTTCCATCAACAACTACGTTTGGAGCGACGGCACGCCGGTGAACTTCCTCAACTGGGCCGCGGGCGAGCCCAACCACGCCAACGGCACCGAGTTCTACGCCGAGATGCTCGGCGGCAACGGCCTGTGGAACGATCAGGACAACGACGGTCCCACCGGCCCCGGCTGCTTCACCATCGTCGAGATCGCCGGCGTGGCCTGCCCCGGCAACGAGTGCGGCCCGCAGGACTACAACGGCGACGGCGACAGCGGAACCGACCAGGACATCGAGGCCTTCTTCGCCTGCCTGGGCGGCACCTGCTGCGAGACGTGCTTCTGCCAGGGTTCCGACTTCAACGGTGACGGGGACTTCGGCACCGATCAGGACATCGAGGCGTTCTTCCGCGTCCTGGGCGGCAACCCCTGCTGATCCTGACCCGCAACTGAGCTGACCAAGGGCCCGGGGCGCAACCCCGGGCCCTTTTCATTTGAGAATGTGCGCCTTGATGCAGCCTGCCTGGATGCCTTCTGACGCGACCTCTTCGCGCTGTCAGTCGCGCCGGCCGACCACATACACCACGAAGTCGGCGTCGATCTCGTGCTCCTCTACCGCACGCACGTGCACGCGACCCTCGTGGTCGATCGCCGCGCCCATGCGGTCGTGCACCTCGGTGGAGCGGAACCCCGCCTCCGACATGGCGTCGCGCAGTTCTGGGATCGACCACAGCCGCCAGTCGTAGGTGAACGCGTCCCTGATGGTCTCGACCGTCTTGCCGTCCACGCTCACGCGGAAGTGGATCGAGTTGAGCACCCGCATCGTCAGCGGATCGACGCTCCGCTGGTGCCATGTGTAGTGCAGCACTCTGCCCGGCCCCAGCGGGATGCGTTTGGACCGCCGTCCCGGCACGAGCGCCGTCGGCCCGCCGTACAGGTCGGCCACGAAGACTCCGCCCCTGTTCAGCCGCGAGCGAACGTGCCTCAGGTACTTGACGAGCTCGCCGCGCGTGTGCCAGTAGCACACCGGGAAGTTGGTGGCCCCGATGATGTCGGCCTTGTCGCGGACCTTCAGCACATCGCCCTGCACCTTGGCCAGCCGTAACGACCGTGGGATCCGCACCAGCGTTGGCCCGTCCAGGTCCACCGCCACCGCCCGGTGCCGCCGGTCCAGCCCCAGCCACCCGCGTGACAAGGCCGCCGTGCCCGAGAAGTCCTCCCCCAGCACCCGCGCCCCGCGCCCGTGCAGCGCCATCAGGAACCGCGCCAGCGGCTCCGCACTCGTCACCGCCAGCTCGTAGTAGTCAAACCGGTCCACGGGGGACTCCCCTTCCTACTCCGCTTTCCGGTTTCCGCTTTCCGGTTTCCGCTTTCCGGTTTTCCTCACGCCATCCGCACCCACTTCACCAGCGTCGCCAGGTTCGGCGGTTTGCCGTACATCAGCACGCCCACGCGGAACACCTTGGCCGCGATCTTGAGGGCGACGTACACCGTCACCACGCCGATCCCAAGGGCCACGAACAGCTGCCACTGCGGCGGCGGCTGGCTGCTGCTCATCCGCAGCACCATCACGAAGGGGCTGATGGGCGGGACAAAGCTCATGACCGTCGCCATCATCCCCGAGGGCGCCGAGATGATCGGCATCATCAGCAGCATCGGGATCATCACCACCAGCATAATGGGCATCATCAGGGCCTGGGCCTCGTGGATGTCCGTCACCGCCGACCCCACCGCCGCCATCATCGCCGCGATCGTGAAGAACGCGATGAAGAAGAACGCCACCAGGAACCCGAAGCTCGCCCCCTCCAGCAGGTCGCCGCGGTTGAACAGCAGCAGCGAGGCGATCCCGAAGCCCGAGTACACCGTCATGATCAGCAGCCCCGCCCCCATCTGCCCCACGATTTTCCCGGTCATCAGCTGCATGGGCGACACCGCGCTCAGCAGCACCTCCATGATGCGGTTGCTCTTCTCCTCGATGGTCGAGGTCATCAGGAACTGCCCGCTGGTGAACACCGACACCCACAGCAGCATCATGAAGCCCATCGGCAGCAGGTACTGCTGCAGCTCGCCGCTGGACTTCTCGCCGGTTTTGGTCACCGCCAACGCCTTGGGCCGCTGGAGGCTGGTCATCGCCAGCACCTGCTCGGGGTCCTCGCCGTTCACCTTGAGGCGCGTCTGCACGATGGCCTTGCCCACCTGGTCGGTGATCAGCCGCTGCGCCCGCGAGTCCAGCTTGGGCTTCACGTACAGCTGGTAGCCGCCGAAGGCCTTCTCGCCCTCGCCCCGCCGGATCGCGTTCTTCTCGATCACCACCAGCGCCAGCCGCGAGCCGTCGAAGGTCGTCCCGCTCATCAGCGGCTGCTTGGCCTGCTCCAGGTCCGTCGTCGCCGGCAGCTGCTCGGGCTTGATGTCGGGCACCTTCGCGTCGCCCGTGAGCTTCAGGGCCTCGTCCACCTGATCGGCCTGCGCCGAGCCCATCTTGTCCGCGACCGTCTCGCGGATCACCTTGGCGTCGTCCGCCTTCTGCCGCTTCTGCTGCGCCGCGATCGCCTCGGGGCTCAGCAGCTCCATCACCGCCTTCGCCGCCTCCCCGCCCCGCTCAGCGTCCCCCGACAGGTCGATGATCGCCACCGTCCCGTTCACGTCCGGGCTCTTGCTGGACACCAGCAGCCCCGCGATCGGGATCGTCGCCGTGAGCACGACCGGCAGGATGAACACGCCGATCAGGAACGCCTTGGTCAGGACGGTCGCGACAAACTCACGCTTTGCGACCTGGAGCATCTTCCACATATCAGTCACCCCCCTGGTCGCCGCTGCTGCCGCTAGCGGTCACCAGCGCCGCCGCGGCCGGCGCCACCGTCTCCTCGCCCGGCGCCCCCGCGCCCTCGGGGTGCAGGCTCGCCAGCAAGGCCGCGTGCTCGGCCGGGTTGTTGCTCGTCTGCACGATGGAAATGAAGATGTCCTCCAGGCTGGGGCGGATCAGCTCCACCTTCCGCACCGGCACCAGCCCCGCCAGCACCGGGATCAACGCCGCGACATCCACGCGATCCCGCGCGTGCACCTGCCACTGCCGGCCCACTTGCTTCACGCTCTCCACCTGCGGCACCGCCTCGATCCGCGCCAGGTCGCTCGCCGACAGCGGCCGCACCGGCTCCAGCGCCACGCTCCGCGGGTCGAACCGCGAGTGGATCCGCGACGGCGTGTTGTCCAGCACCTTGTGCCCGTGATGGATCATCACCACGCGGTCGCACAGCGCCTCGGCCTGCGACATCTGGTGCGTCGAAAAGATGATCGTCTTGCCCTGCTGGTGCTGCTCGTCGATCAGCGCCCGCAGCATCCGCGAGTTCACGGGATCAAGCCCGCTGAACGGCTCATCAAGAATGATCAGGTCCGGGTCATGGATGATCGCGGCGATGAACTGCACCTTCTGCTGCATGCCCTTGGACAGCTCTTCGCACCGCTTGCGGTACGTCCCCTCCAGGCCCACCCGCTCCAGCCACGCCCGCACCTTCTTCTCCATGCCGTCGCTGGGCACGCCCTTCAGGCCAGCCATGTACTTGAGGAACGGCCCCACCTTCATCTTCTTGTAGATGCCGCGCTCTTCGGGCAGGTAGCCGATGCGGTCCTTGCTCTCGATCGCCGAGCGCTTGCCCAGCACGGAGATGTCCCCGCGGTCAGGGAACAGGATCGACATGATCATGCGGATCGTCGTCGTCTTGCCCGCCCCATTGGGCCCGATGAACCCGTGCAGGCTCCCATCCTCGATCACCAGGTCCAGGTCGTGCACGGCCACCATGGGCCCGAAAGTCTTCCGCACGCCCTTCAGCTCGATCGCATGTGCTGGCACAAACTGCTCCAGAAGCCACCCACCCCCACCTCCACCCCCACCACCCCGCCCGGGCCGCCGTGCCCGGGGAATCAACGGAAGCAGACGGCGATGGGCTGGATTATTGCCGCACGCGAACACCCCTGCCGGGGGCCTCACGTGAAGGGGGGAAGGTGCCTAGGCCGGGTGCACCGGCTTGGGAACGTGAAACCTAAGGGCGCGAAGGGGGAGCGAAGGCGCGACGTGTGCTGGTGTGAGAAGAAAAGGCAGGAACGCGGAGTGGCACGGAGGTCGGCCGAGTGCGTGGAGAGATCGCCTGCACCGTCGAGCCTTCCGCCTGCGGGATGATCCACGCCCACAGCGTTGAGCGACGCTCCCACTCTTGGGAGAGCACCGCAAACAGCAGGGAACGCCGCGGAGAGCGCGTTCAATGAGCGGGGAATAGGAGTGAACGCCGCTGAGACCGCAGGGAACGCGGCTGGAACAGCTGTGAACGGGGCTGATTCAGCGTTGAGCGGGCCTCATTCAGCAGGGAACGCCGACGAAACAGCAGGCAACGCGGACGAAACAGCAGGCAGCGCCGGTCGCTCCGAGGGCACTCGCGATCCTCGCACCGTTGAAATGGGGCCGCGGCCTTGCAGCGGCGTTCTTCCCGGACCCGCACCAATCAACGCGGCCATGGGTGCCGATCACCCCCTCCTCCCCTCTCCCACCCACCCCCTCTCCCCTACCCTCCCCCGAATGGACCTTTCTCTCACCGGCAAACGGGCCCTCGTCGGCGGCAGCTCCCAGGGCATTGGCAAGGCCGCGGCCATCGAACTGGCGGCGCTGGGCGCCTCGGTCACGCTGCTCGCCCGCGACGAGGGCCGCCTGCGCGAGGCCCTCGCGACGCTCCCGCGCCCCGACAAGGCCCAGCAGCACGCCATCATGGTCGCCGACTTCAGCGACCCCGCGAGCCTGAAGGCCGCGCTCGCCGAGGACTCCGCCTTCCACATCCTGATCAACAACACCGGCGGCCCCAAGGGCGGCCCCGCCCACGCCGCGGCCCCCGAGGACTATGAGGCCGCGTTCCGCATGCACGTGGTGTGCGGGCAGCTGCTGGTGCAGGCCCTGCTGCCGACCATGAAGGCCGCGAGGTTCGGCCGCATCGTCAACATCATCTCGACCAGCGTGAAGGCCCCCATCCCGGACCTGGGCGTTTCCAACACCATCCGCGCCGCCGTCGCCAACTGGGCCAAGACCCTCGCGGGCGAGCTCGGCCCCCACGGCATCACCGTCAACAACGTGCTCCCCGGCTTCACCGAGACCGCCCGCCTCTCGCAGCTCTTTACCGGCAAGGCCGAGAAGCAGGGCCGCACCCTCGACGCCGTGCGCGAGGAGGCGATCGCCACCATCCCCGCCCGCCGCCTGGGCCGCCCCGAGGAGGTCGCCGCCGCCGTCGCGTTCCTCTGCACCCCCGCGGCCGCGTACATCAACGGCATCAATGTGCCCGTGGATGGCGGGCGCACGCCGAGCCTGTAATCTCCCTGGGTACCCCGCCGCTCCGCGGCGGTCTTCGTTGGACGCCGCCAAACGCTCATGCCCACCACCCTCTCCAACTTCATCAACGGCCAGCACGTCCCCCCGCGCAGCGGCCAGTACCTCGACAACTTCGAGCCCGCCACCGGCGAGGTCTACGGCAAGGTCCCCGACTCCGACGGCACCGACGTCGGCGCGGCCGTCGCCGCTGCCAAGGCCGCGTTCCCCGCATGGGCCGCGACGCCCGCGGAGCACCGCTCCAAGGTGCTGCTCAAGATCGCCGACCTGATCGATGCGAACCTCGAATCGCTCGCCCGTGCGGAGTCCATCGACACCGGCAAGCCGCTCACGCTCGCCCGCAGCGTGGACATCCCCCGCGCCGCGGCCAACTTCCGCTTCTTCGCCACCGCGATCCTCCACAGTGAGTCCAGCTTCCACGAGACCGGTGCGAGGGATAGCGAGGCGATTAACTACACGCTCCGCAAACCCCGCGGCGTCGCCGGCCTCATCTCACCCTGGAACCTGCCGCTCTACCTCTTCACGTGGAAGGTGGCCCCCGCCCTCGCGACCGGCAACACCGCCGTGGGCAAGCCCAGCGAGGTCACGCCCGTGACCGCCGCGATGCTCGGCGACATCTGCAACGAGGCGGGCCTGCCCCCCGGCGTGCTCAACATCGTGCACGGCGGCGGACGCAAGGCCGGCGGCGCCCTCGTCACGCACCCCGACGTGCCCACGATCTCCTTCACCGGCTCCACGGCCGTGGGCCAGTGGATCGCCGAGCACGCGGGCCCGATGTTCAAGCGGCTCTCCCTCGAACTCGGCGGCAAGAACCCCAACCTCATCTTCGCCGACGCCGACCTTGACCTCGCGGCCAGGACAGCCGCCCGCGCCGCCTTCACCAACCAGGGGCAGATCTGCCTCTGCGGCTCGCGCGTGTTCGTCGAGCGCAGCGCCTACCAGCAGGTCGTGGACCGCATGGTCGCCGAGGCCAAGGCGCTCCGCATCGGCGACCCGCTCGAAGCCGAGACGCAGTTCGGCGCCCTGACCTCCGCCGCGCACCGCGACAAGGTCGCGAGCTACATCGACCTCGCCCGCACCGAGGGCGGCAAGGTGCTCTGCGGCGGCAACGCTATTGCAGGGAGAACCGATCGCACCAGAGGCGGCTACTTCTTCGAGCCCACCGTCATCGCGGGCCTCGACTGCAAGTGCCGCACACAGCAGGAAGAGATCTTCGGCCCCGTCGTCACCGTCACCGCGTTCGACACCGAGGCCGAAGCCCTCGCCATGGCCAACAGCACCCCCTACGGCCTGGCCGCGATGATCTGGACCAGGGACCTCTCCCGCGCCCACCGCGTGGCCGCGCAGCTGGAGAGCGGCATCATCTGGGTCAACTGCTGGATGCTCCGCGACCTCCGCACCCCCTTCGGCGGCTTCAAGCAGAGCGGCGTCGGCCGTGAGGGCGGCTGGGACGCGCTGAAGTTCTTTACTGAGCCGAAGAATGTGTGCGTGAAGCTGTGATATCGCGCTAGACACGCCTGATACAATGGATTCATGAGCCCGGACCCCATCTTCCAGCAGGCACTCTCGCTCAGTCCTGAGGATCGAGTGCGCCTCATTGATCAGCTGATCAAGAGCGTTGTCGCGACTCCTCGGTGCGACGAACTCGACCAGAAACAGAAAGCCGAACTACTCCGTCGGCTCGCAGAGGATGATGCCGATCCGGATTCGGCGCTCCCGTGGGACGAGGTGTTGAAACAGTTGAAGCGTCCGGCATGAAGCGCAGGCTGACAGTTCGCAGGCAAGCCCGTGCGGACATTCAAGCAGCGATGGCTTGGTATGAATCAGAGCTACCGGGACTGGGGGACCTGTTCCTAAGCCGAGTCGAGGAGCGAATGCGTGTGCTCGCCGAGACGCCGCGCCTGTACCCGCAGGTACTCGAATCGATCCGCCGCGCGCCCGTCAGTCGGTTCCCCTATGGAATCTACTATCGCGAGCGACCGGACCGGATCACTGTCCTTGCGGTCTTCCACTTCAAACAGTCCCCCGATCGCCTGCGAGAGCGGGAATAGTCCACACACAGGGATCGACCTCATGGACCAGAGCATCAACTCCACCCGCGCCCCCGAGCCCGTTGGCGCCTACCCCCACGCCCGCCGGGTCGGCAACCTCCTCTTCCTCTCCGGCCAGGGCCCGCGCCGGCGGGGCGACAAGAACATCCCAGGTGTGACGCTCGGCCCCGACGGCCGGGTGCAGACCTACGACATCGAGGCCCAGGTCCGCGCCTGCTTCGAGAACATCCGCGCGGTCCTGGAGGAGGCGGGCTCGTCCTGGGACAAGATCGTGGACATGCACGTCTTCCTCACCGACATGCAGCGCGACTTCGCCACCTACAACCGCATCTACGCCGAGTACTTCCCCCCCGGCCCCAACCAGCCCACGCGCACGACGGTCGAGGTCGGCGCCCTCCCCACCGCCGGCAACGCCCCGATCAACTTCGAGTGCAAGGTGATCGCGACCATCTGACGTGCCACCGAGATGTCTTCGTCCCGGTGGTCCCACGCGGGCCGTCACCCCCAGACGCTAACCGTAGACGAGACCGGAGCGCAAGATCCGGACGAGTCACCCGCGCCCGCCACCCACGGCCACACGCATACTCACGATCTGGTGTGCGCCGACCGAGAACTCCGTCACCCCACCCGCGGTCACCACGCCCGGATGACTCATCGCCCGCTCGAGCAAGTCCACCGGCTCAACAGCCTCAACCGGGACCGTCCAGTCGACGCGGCAAGTTCCCGCACGCCCGTTCGACTCCACGACTCGCACGATTACCGCGTCCCCATCCTCCGCCCGCTTCACCGCCACCACCCGCACCGCCGCGCCCCCGCTGCACTCGATCTTGAACGGCGCCCACTTCCGCACCTCCCCCGCCCGCCCAGCGACGAGCGGCACCGCCCACACCCCCCGCACCATCAACTCCGCCTCGCTGTCCACTCCCGCCGCGCGCCAGTCCCCCTGGTGCGGCATCAGCGAGTACCGGAAGCGGTGCACCCCCATGTCGGCCTGAGGGTCCGGCCACTTGCAGCTCCGCAGCAGCGACAGGCCCATCACGCCGGCGTGGCACGAGTGCCCGTACTTGCAGTCGTTGAGCACCGCCAATCCACGACCCTGCATCGACAGGTCCATCCACCGGTGCGCCGGCACTTCAAACCGCGCCTTCTCCTCGGCGGTCTCCCGCCGGGTCGCCCGCGTCACATGCCCGAAGGGAATCTCGTACGTCGCCTGATCCGCAGCGATGTTCGTCGGGAACAGCGCCCGTAGCAGCGTCCGCTCCTCGCGCCAATCCACATCGGTGTCGATGTCCAGCCGCGC from Phycisphaerales bacterium harbors:
- a CDS encoding RidA family protein — encoded protein: MDQSINSTRAPEPVGAYPHARRVGNLLFLSGQGPRRRGDKNIPGVTLGPDGRVQTYDIEAQVRACFENIRAVLEEAGSSWDKIVDMHVFLTDMQRDFATYNRIYAEYFPPGPNQPTRTTVEVGALPTAGNAPINFECKVIATI